One Bacteroidota bacterium genomic window carries:
- a CDS encoding GvpL/GvpF family gas vesicle protein, whose amino-acid sequence MKSRFKDKLAALLLAEMSERLRDREKIKQYLSEFTAFPPEKVTEEFLNEFENFLGSDKRGEIAKRLHQSLFQKIETPLTEISVAPPEETHEFLKLKIDIEPIQTEEIVVTASSIENEIVSQEQVQETSTIVQEIEISQPEEKIFGADEVEIESEIVQQEPVQEFASDEKEIMGQDEVFAPPTIIDEPTEIERPSVFFKKEKKTQIEIYPNDWLCLYGFTYAPNSEGKGFPSVELEVKGIGENGNIFGVDYGDVRFFMSKINIDKYVTIKTGSNILKPQEKMKLKLEYAYALNQMHTTEMLVTLNFWTLQQGREAVVRVVEDRYLDFLHSLIDVHDAIDWDVEVLVMDSEILKAVSATSQERTVSARLQPRESKIQRIDYKQQERVLFKEKEIAQKINLELTKIANKIKVDHIITLDSSFLEDWKPIFSARYIIGKDKRKAFHQAILEKQNEYKDFKVIINVSSPKVHFKF is encoded by the coding sequence ATGAAATCACGATTTAAAGATAAGTTGGCGGCACTTCTTTTAGCAGAAATGTCGGAAAGATTAAGGGATCGTGAAAAAATCAAACAATATCTTTCTGAATTTACAGCTTTCCCCCCAGAAAAAGTTACTGAAGAGTTTTTAAATGAGTTCGAAAATTTTTTAGGTAGCGATAAACGTGGCGAAATTGCAAAACGCTTGCATCAATCACTCTTCCAAAAGATTGAAACACCGCTAACAGAAATTTCCGTTGCCCCGCCAGAAGAGACTCATGAATTTCTAAAACTAAAAATAGATATTGAACCTATTCAAACCGAAGAGATTGTTGTTACTGCAAGCTCAATCGAAAATGAGATAGTTTCACAAGAACAGGTTCAAGAAACTTCTACGATTGTACAAGAAATTGAAATTTCCCAACCTGAAGAAAAAATATTCGGTGCTGATGAAGTTGAAATCGAAAGTGAGATAGTACAACAAGAACCGGTGCAAGAATTTGCTTCTGATGAAAAAGAAATTATGGGACAGGATGAAGTATTTGCACCTCCAACTATCATAGATGAGCCGACAGAAATCGAACGCCCATCAGTGTTCTTTAAGAAAGAGAAAAAAACTCAGATTGAAATTTATCCTAACGACTGGTTATGTTTATATGGATTTACCTACGCACCGAATAGTGAAGGTAAAGGCTTCCCTTCGGTTGAGTTGGAAGTAAAAGGGATTGGTGAGAATGGAAATATATTCGGGGTGGATTATGGAGATGTTCGATTTTTTATGAGCAAGATAAACATAGACAAATATGTTACTATAAAAACCGGATCAAATATTTTAAAGCCTCAAGAAAAAATGAAGTTAAAGTTAGAATATGCTTACGCTTTAAATCAGATGCATACAACCGAAATGCTGGTAACTTTGAATTTTTGGACTTTGCAGCAGGGAAGAGAAGCAGTTGTGCGAGTTGTTGAAGATCGGTATTTAGATTTCTTACATAGTTTGATTGATGTTCATGATGCGATCGATTGGGATGTCGAAGTTTTGGTAATGGATAGTGAAATTTTGAAAGCGGTTAGTGCAACCTCTCAGGAAAGAACCGTTAGTGCACGATTACAACCACGCGAATCGAAAATCCAAAGGATAGATTACAAACAACAAGAACGTGTTCTTTTCAAAGAAAAAGAAATTGCGCAAAAAATAAACTTGGAACTAACAAAGATTGCAAATAAGATTAAAGTAGATCATATCATAACACTCGATAGTTCTTTCCTCGAAGATTGGAAGCCAATTTTCAGTGCACGCTATATTATCGGGAAGGATAAACGCAAGGCATTCCATCAGGCAATACTTGAAAAACAGAATGAATATAAGGACTTCAAGGTTATAATAAATGTATCAAGTCCTAAAGTTCATTTTAAATTTTAA
- a CDS encoding helix-turn-helix domain-containing protein has protein sequence MNKSQNIAQIIKYHRKKAGLNQGELSKLAGVGKTAVFDLEKGKETMQFDTIRKILHALNIIVRLESSLMQDYEREVSDEKS, from the coding sequence ATGAATAAAAGCCAAAATATTGCACAGATTATTAAGTATCACAGAAAAAAAGCTGGTCTGAACCAAGGCGAGCTTTCAAAATTAGCTGGGGTGGGGAAGACAGCGGTGTTCGACCTTGAGAAGGGAAAGGAGACTATGCAATTCGATACGATTAGAAAAATCTTACACGCACTTAATATTATTGTCAGGTTAGAAAGCTCACTTATGCAAGATTACGAGCGCGAGGTATCTGATGAAAAGAGCTAA
- a CDS encoding HipA domain-containing protein: protein MSRCPITYEEIQSGTRYSSQGLKLLARQLKNLEDIPYSAEEQRNEAVVRASKMSIQGMQPKLSAVLNIAQGKFEVVDNGGVYILKPQSYFPEVPENEDLTMKLAYLLGIEVPLHGLIYSKDKSLTYFIKRFDRIPRKKKLSVEDFAQLSCKTRDTKYDSSMEQIISIIDRYCTFPLIEKVKLFRLTLFNFLIGNEDMHLKNFSLIRRDRKIELSPAYDLLNTTIALRNVTEEIALPLGGKKRNLTRKLLIEYFGYERLKLNEPVIQDVLTKLSSVFNLWEETIKKSFLSESMQDKYFELLTKRRKVLGI, encoded by the coding sequence ATGAGCCGCTGTCCGATTACATACGAAGAGATTCAATCCGGAACCCGTTATTCTTCTCAAGGATTGAAACTGTTAGCCCGTCAGTTAAAGAATCTTGAGGATATTCCATATTCCGCAGAGGAACAGAGAAACGAAGCTGTTGTCCGGGCTTCGAAGATGTCAATACAAGGAATGCAACCGAAGTTGAGTGCCGTACTGAACATTGCTCAGGGAAAATTCGAAGTAGTTGATAATGGGGGTGTTTACATCCTCAAACCACAAAGCTATTTTCCAGAAGTACCGGAGAACGAAGACCTCACAATGAAACTTGCCTATTTATTGGGTATCGAGGTACCGCTCCATGGTTTGATTTATTCCAAAGATAAGTCACTCACTTACTTTATCAAACGGTTTGATCGTATTCCAAGAAAAAAAAAACTCTCCGTTGAAGATTTTGCTCAACTGTCGTGCAAAACGCGCGATACAAAATATGATTCAAGTATGGAACAGATTATTTCAATCATTGATAGATATTGTACTTTTCCGCTGATCGAGAAGGTGAAATTATTTCGGCTAACTCTTTTTAATTTTCTGATAGGTAATGAAGATATGCACCTTAAAAACTTTTCTTTGATTAGGAGGGATAGGAAAATCGAACTTTCACCTGCTTACGACTTGCTGAACACGACGATTGCTCTCCGCAATGTAACGGAAGAAATAGCTCTACCACTGGGAGGGAAAAAGCGGAATCTTACCAGAAAATTGCTGATAGAATATTTCGGATATGAACGACTTAAGTTAAACGAACCTGTAATCCAAGATGTTCTTACAAAGTTATCGTCAGTTTTTAATTTGTGGGAAGAAACTATTAAAAAGAGTTTTCTTTCTGAGTCAATGCAGGATAAATATTTCGAGTTGCTTACAAAGCGTAGGAAGGTACTCGGTATTTAG
- a CDS encoding HipA N-terminal domain-containing protein: protein MKRAKVFVKGIEAGVLEELTRGIEYIFRYLDSYEGDPVSLTMPIEQREIRFNCFPPFFDGVLPEGVMLDGLLRQRKIDKYDFFSQLVAVGKDLVGAVTVEEIS from the coding sequence ATGAAAAGAGCTAAGGTTTTTGTGAAGGGAATCGAAGCCGGTGTGCTGGAAGAATTGACGAGAGGTATCGAGTACATATTTCGATATCTCGATTCCTACGAGGGCGATCCTGTTTCGCTGACCATGCCGATAGAACAACGTGAGATACGCTTCAATTGCTTCCCACCTTTCTTTGATGGTGTTCTTCCTGAGGGAGTGATGTTAGATGGTTTGTTACGTCAAAGAAAAATTGACAAGTATGATTTCTTCAGCCAACTGGTTGCTGTTGGAAAAGACCTCGTCGGTGCAGTTACAGTAGAGGAAATATCATGA